The sequence CAGGGTCGGTGGGGTCTGATGGTCTTTGTCCTTTGGGGTCTGGCTGCTTTCAGCCAGTGTCATCCGCCCACACTGGAGCCTCCTGCAGAACTTCATCGCTTTTttcagctgaataatagtccCCCAGGGGACAGACCACACCTGCTGGGCTGGTCATGCGCtgctggacatttgggttgtctgTCTGATGGCTCTGTCAGCCCTGGGAGCCCCTCTTCTCCTCTGGAACCTCCAGATCTGGCCAGtggacagggaggggagagagtggggaaGTTTCTACAGGCGCATCacatccacctccacctcctcggCTGGCAGGTGGTCACCAGGCCCCCCGACCCCCCACAGGCCGCAGGGGGTAGGGACATGTTCCCAGCCACTCCTTCCCGCTTCACCGCTTGGGCGAGCGACTTTGTGTCTGTGAGCCTCAACTTTCTGCTCTGGAAAATGAGGCTAGCCGGCCCTCCCCTCTGCTGGCCGTGAGGAATCCGCGTGACGAGATACCTGGCAGCGGCCCATGAGTGCGCCATCCTGAATCCAATTCTCTCCCCCCATTGCCCTCCTGCCCGACTAACGTGCCTCCTTCTCCTGACAGGTACCACCTGGATGATCGAGATCCTCAGCTTAATCCTGCGGGACGGGGACGCCTCCTGGGTCCGCTCGGTGCCCATCTGGGAGCGGGCTCCCTGGTGTGAGACCATCATGGGTGCCTTCAGCCTCCCGGAACAACCCAGCCCCCGCCTcctgagctcccacctccccatCCAGCTCTTCACCAAggccttcttcaactccaagGCCAAGGTGTGGGAGCGGGGGGGCGTGCGTGCACGTGTGgctctgtttgtgtgtgtgcctgtgtgcgtGCGTGGTGGTGGGCGGGGAGAGGGAGCAGTTAATGAATTAGCTCAGcgcacatttactgagcacctcctGGATGCCAGGCCCTGGTCTAGAAAGAGCTGGAGCTGTCAGCTGGAGCTGACATTCTAAAGGGAACGGGCAAGGAGCAGATGGACTGAATAGGGAAATGTCCCATGGGAACAGAGGGTAgggtggagagggaggggggtTGCAGTTATAAATAGGGTGGTCGAGGAAGGCTCTGGTGAGAAGGGGGCATTTGAGGAAAGTCCTCGTTGTGAGGGTGGGAGCCATGGGGaggagcattccaggcagagggaaagcaggtgcaaaggccctgtggtggaGGCCGTGTGGCCTGCCTGGAAAGCAGCGAAGACACCTGTGTGCCCAGGGCCCAGTGTGCGAGGGGCAGAGGCGTGGACACGAGGCCAGGGTGGCGGCCCAGGTAGGCGGGCCTTGGGGGGTGCCGAGGCCTTGAATGTGTTTAAATGTTGGTgtgaattacattcacaatgttgagcgaccatcaccaccatccattaccagagcTTTTTCATCACCCGGAACAGAAACCCTGTCCCTGCTGAGCACTGACTTCCTCTCGCCCTCTCCACTGCCCCTGGTCCTGTCACCTCCGCGCTGCCTCCAGACTGCTCCTCCTTCCTTTCGTGGAAGTGGCAGCACACAGTTCtggtcctttagtgactggcatTTCTCACGTGGCAGCACGTTTTCGGGGCGTGCCCTTGGTGCCACAGGTCTCAGGGCTCCGCGCCTCTGGACGGCTGAGTGACGCTGTGCCTTGTGTGCCCGCCGCATTGGCTCATCCACCTGCCTGGGCTGGGCGCCTGTGttccttccaccttttggctgtcgGGAATAACGCTGCAATGAACAAGAGGCCGTTGgggttcctgctttcagttcttcggGGGATACAGCTGGCAGTGGGGTTGCGGGGTAGGACGGCGACTCGCCTTGACTTCCCACAGAAGCCCCGAGCTCTTTCCCCAGCGGCTGCCCCACTGGCCGCCCCGCCGGCGGTGCGGGAGCGGCCCACTCCCCACCGCTGCGTCCTGCTGGTTATTTTCCGTTGTTTTCTGCGGTAGCCGTCCTAGTGGGGATGCGGTGGTGTGCCAAGGTGGCGTGGAGTGCCTTCCCCTGAGGGCTGATGGTGCGGAGCGGGGCTGCTGCTGCCGCGGACAGGCGCCCTGGAGCGGAGGATCCGCGAGGGAGGGGAGCGGACCTAGTGTCCCCAGGCGCCCCCTGGCGGCTGGGCACGGAACAGTCCGCGTGtgcgctgggggtggggggagccgaGGGTAGAAGCCAGGGAGCAGGTGACGTGACCGGCAGGTGGGAGGGACGATGGCGGCTGGAGCAGGCTGGCGGCCAAAGAGGAGAGAGGGGGCAGGTTTGGGGGCATTCACAAGGTGGAGCCGAGAGTTTGCTGGCAGTTTGGACGTAGATGTGAGAGAAAAACACGAGACCAGGGCGACTACATGGTTTGGGGCCTGAGCACCTGGCAGGCCTGGGCACTTCCCCTGTGATGGGGAGAAGACCAGGAATCTGCTGTGGGGAGGGTTGCCATGTGATGGGGTAGCCAGATCCAGGTCTGAGGAGAGCAGTCTGAGTGTAGTCGGAGCAGAGaaggggaccctggcaggagccCTGGGACACACCAGCATTACAAGGTCTGACACGGAATCCACGTTTGTCTAAGCCCTGTGGGCCCCCTGGTTTTTTCCAGGTGCTCATCCAGCCTCCTTCCCTTTATGACTTTGGACGTCCCCAAACGTGTCCCAGGGCCTTATGTGTGCCGGGCTCTGGGCCAGGGGCCGGGGGTGAACACGGCTGCCCACAGAGCCTGAGCAGGCAAGGAAGGTGTGAGCACTAACGGAGGTGGCCCAGGCCCAGCAGGAGCCCCTGGGGTCTTGGAGTCAGTGCCAGTTGCTGGTGCTGGGCCTTGCAGGGGCATCTGACAGGGCTGGAGTGCAGTGGGAGGCTGGAAAGGGAAACAGCTGGTAAAGATACTGAAGCACTGGGGAGCCAGAGAAGGGTTGTGAGCAGGGAGCATCAGGTTAGCTCTGGGCGCAGGAAGTCCCTCTGGGGCCTGGGAGGAGGCTGGGGTGAGGGCCAGCCTggagaggaggaggctggggtcTGGGCTGTGGAAAGCAAAAGGCGGGTCTGACTTCTCTCCTTGCTTGGTCAGTGCTCTCACCCTCACTGCCCCCGTCCTGAACCCCAGGCCTTTCTTTGCTGCTCTCCATCCCTCAGAGCCACACTGTCCCTGCAGTGTTCCCAGAAGTAGTCCCTCCCTCCTCCTAGAATGTGGTTGGAGGGCACTCACCTCGGCCTCTGGGATGTGGTGATCTGGTCTGAGCTACCACTAGCTAGGAAGTCCTCTGAGAAGTCCACCCCAAGTGTTTCCTGCTGTGGGGTCAGGAAACAGGGGCTCAAGGGCAGGGTCCTGCCTGTGGCTGAGGccatccccctcctccctgccatcTGCACGCAGGTGATCTACCTGAGCCGGAACCCCCGGGACGTGCTGGTGTCCCTCTACCACTACTCCAAGATTGCTGGGCAGCTGAAGGACCCCGGCACTCTCGACCAGTTCCTCCGGGACTTCCTCAATGGTGACGGTGAGGCCTGGGCGGGGGAGGTTGTGGAAGGAGCACCCCAGAGGGCCCGGATGGGACTGGAGGccgaggaggggggaggaggcgGGAGGGCGAACGGGGCccgagagagacagagagagagtggTACTGAGGTGGGGGCTGAGAGCAGAGGGGGCAACACGTGGACCCGGGGGGACTGAGGCAGGAAGCAGGCGGAGCTAACAAGGGCCCGCCCTCGGCCCCCGCATCCCTCTCTGTTCTGTCAAGACCCTGGCAGACAGTGGGTAGAGGGAGCAGGCGGCCTGCACAGGCTGTTTGGACAGCCCCTGCTGCCCAGGACGGGGACCCGGGGGGGAGCAGGTCCGCAGACACGGCGGGTGTGGGGGTGGTGAGGAGAGTCAGGAGGGGGTGTCCAGCCAGGAGGGCCCCGGCCTCGCGTGCAGGGGGACTGGTGAGACCCCACGGAGCCCCCTGCTGGCCGCCCTCACCCCACCCGCCCTTGGCCCGCAGTGCAGTTCGGCTCCTGGTTCGACCACATCAAGGGCTGGCTCCGGATGAAGGGCAAGGAGAACTTCCTGTTTCTCACCTATGAGGAGCTGCAGCAGGTGAGCCTCCCCCTTCTGCCCCCCACCCGTGTCTCCTCTCCACATGTCCCGCCCCTTGGTCTGCTCCACTTCGCACAGCACCAGGTGAGTCTCTGTGCCCATGAGGCCGGCTTTCTAGAGCGAGGCACGGTCCAGGAACAGATAAGTGACGTCTAGCCGGTCAGCTGGGAGAGGAGCCCCAGGGAAAACCcgagcaggggagggggctcagCAATGCTCGTGGTGTGATTTTAAAGAGGATGGCTGGGGAGGCCTCAGGAAGAGGGGATATTGGAGCAAGCACGGGAAGGAGAAGAGTGTGCAAGCCGTGGGGACACCCAAGGGGGGACGTCTTTGGGGCAGAGGAACAGcgggtgcaaaggccctgaggtgggaggaCAAGGAGGCCCGTGTGGTGTGGGCAGAGCCGAGGGGGTGAGAGACCAGGGCAGAGGGAACGGGGCTCCCAGGGAAGACTGTGGACTTTTCTGAGTAGGTGGGAGCCATGGGCAGTCTCTGAGTGAGGGAAATGACCAGAAAAATGCAAAGCCCCATCCTATGGGCAAGGTGCTCCAGTGATGGTCGCCATCTGAAAAGCAGTGGAGGTAGACCGGGATCCTACCTTCACTGCCTCGAGCGTCACTGGGCAAGCCCCCGGGAGAGGAGCTCCTGGCTGGGGCGTCCAGGGAAGGCTCCCTGGAAGAAAGGGCCATGCAGAGTGATTATGGCTTTGCCTGGCCACGAGGATGCTGGGATTCTGGACAGTGCAGCCCACAGTGCGCATACGCAGTCATTTCAGGTTTCTAATAAAGATCCGTTCTgagaggcggggaggggggacgTCGCTCAACACGTGGCCCTTACCCAGGCCCCAGACGGGGGCCAGTCATGCGCGCGCACGTATTTTTTTTGTATACTCCTTTCTGCCAACACTTTTCTGTAATGGAAATAGCCTGGATTTTAGTGTGTCCCACAGAGCAGGTAAAATCCTAATTTCATCTCTCAGAGTCTCAGAGgtcttatctttaaaatgggagcAAAATACCAACTCAGAGAGCGATGAGAGGATTGATGGGGCTCACACAGCAAAGCACCCAGCACGGGGCAGGGTGCGCCGAGGCCCCAGTAAGACGCCCCAGAACATTAGGCTCATGCGGACGGCCGGTGACTGGATTCTGCGCGAGGCTTATCTGCTTAGAAAGGAGGAGGCCAGCACCTGTCACCGAGGGCTGTCAGAGCAGGCGCCACGTGCTCCACGCGGGTAGGCTCCCGGAATCCTCGGCCTGGGGGCCCACGGTAGACGGGACTACTGCCAATATTTGGCCTGTTTTGAGCTGCAAAAAAAGTTCATATATCCCCATGATatagagggggaaactgaggcttagaaagggTCAGTGACTTGCCCAGGGACCCACTGCTCTCCCCAGTAGACCCCACTGGTCTTGGTTGCTCAAATATTTTTCCCTCCCCTGGTAAAGATTTCTGATGGAAAAATCTGGAAAAGGTTTTGGCATCACCCTACCCCCCTTTTCCGTCAAGCTCTAGTCTCCAAACCTGAAACTGGGCCACTCAGCCTGACAGGGCTTCCGGCTGCCCTAGAGTGCGGCGCCGCCGGCGTGGCAGGATTTCTGGGACACATCCGTGGTTCCAGGGATGAAGGCGTGGAGGGTTATGAAACCAGGAGTGACCTGGAAAGCCAGGGCCGTGGGGCTAACCAAGGGCTGCCTCATGTCGGGAGGCAGCGGGGGGGGCAGGCCGTGGGCCTCGGGGACCCAAGGGTGAGGCCCtctggctgtgtggccttggcaAGTACCTGCCCATCTGTGGGCCTCCGTTTACTGGGTGGGGCAAGGCAGTTGGAGGGATGGGCTTGGTACACAGTAGGCGCTCAGTCTACACCTCCTGGCCAGCTGcatctggcaggggaggagccccGTGGAGGAGGGTGGTGCAGGGCGTTCCTGTTCCTGGCAGCCCCACGCCAAGGCCTGGGGGGAGGAGAGtgcggggaggaggggaggcagcTGGGGAAGGGGGCCTGGGGagcccagcagggcagggagcaCGGACGAGGACGAGCAGGTCAGCTGGGAGGAAGGACTGGAGGGGAAGGGGTGCGGGAGAGGAGGCTGGGGGAGGCTGCGGGGAGGCTGGGGGGCGGCTGCGGGGAcgctgagggaggctggggaggaggctgggggggaggctgggggaggctgggggtggggaggaggctgggggggcggctgggggacactgagggaggctggggagcgGCTGGGGGAtgctgagggaggctggggaggaggctgggggtgggaaggaggctgggggggaggctgggggtggggaggaggctgggggaggctgggggggcaGCTGGGGGAGGCTCGGGGGGCTGCTGGGGGACGCTGAGGGAGGCTGGGGGGCGGCTGGGAGAtgctgagggaggctggggaggaggctgggggtggggaggaggctgggggcggCTGGGGGACACAGGACACTGAGGGAGGCTGTGGGGAGGCGCCGCCGGGAGGTTGAAGCCTGATTTGAGGAGCATTGAGGGCAGGAGGGACAGAGCTGGGGACTGATGGGCTGTCCCCTTTGGAGGGTAGGGATTGAAGGTGGAAAGCGGCCTGGTCCTGGGACTGTCTGCGATGTGGGCCCAAGAGAGAACTGGATGTGGGGCACAGCCTGGCTGATGCCCATTGCTAGCCTGGAGGAGAGTGACAGTGACATCTGGCTAAGGGGCTGGATTGATCTCTATCTCCTGCTGTGACCTTGACCCCAGCCTTgccttccctcccacccacagaAGCCTCCAGAAAATCTTAACTGCAAAAGCCCATAGAAACCCTAGGTCACCCTTGGCAGGcaggtgggaaactgaggcaaggagGTAGTGTTGCCCAGACAGCCCTGGGGCAGGACAGGGATGCGCAGGGCCTGGGCTCCCTCCTCCGTGGTGGGTGGGCGCGGCCCCCCTGACCCCCTCCCTGCCCGCAGGACCTCCGCGGCAACGTGCAACGCATCTGCGAGTTCCTGGGCCGGCCGCTGGGCGAGGAGGCGCTGGGCTCCGTCGTGGCCCACTCGGCCTTCGGCGCCATGAAGGCCAACACCATGTCCAACTACACGCTGCTGCCCCCCAGCCTGCTGGACCACCGCCACGGAGCCTTCCTCCGGAAAGGTGAGGGCGCCCGGGCACTCAGCGCGGGCAGCAGGGCTCTGCCTGGCTGGGGGACTTGGGCGAGTTACTTGACCCCTTTGTGCCTTGGCGGCATAGGGATGCACAGCTGACGCCACGGACAGCGTGGGACAGACCTGGCACAGCCGGGGCCCCCGACCTACGGGGCACGTGCCCTCCCAGGCCCACAGCCCCGTCTGTGCATTGCCAAGGCCACCTCCAGACTGCCCTGGGGCCTTTCGGGTCTCCCTGGCAGCGTTCGGGGCTGCAGGGTGGGCGGAGGGGTGGATGGCTTCCCGTCCCTGCTGTGACGAATCCCCACGCTCGGACGCAGACGGCGAAACGTGTATTCCCGGGTAGTCCACACTGGGTCTCACGGGCCAGAACCAAGGCGGCCCCGGGGAAGTGGGCCCCTGCTCTTGCCGGCCGTCTCCAGAGCAGCAGCCCCGCTCCCGGCTCCCTGCCTGCCTCTCACTGCCTTGCAGGGACCCTGCGCACCCTCGGGGCCACCCGGACAGGCCGCGCTTCTCAAGAGCCTTGATTTAATCCCGCCTGCGAGTCCCCTGGCCACGCAAGGCCGCGTGTTCGCAGGTTCCCGGCGAGGCGTTATTCAGCCTCCCCAGGGGCGTCCCCCAGCGCCTGGGCCTGCTCCTTCCAAAACCCCAGTACCATGACCCTGGGCCTCTCGCCCGGACAGGAAGAGGAAACCCAGGCTCGGGGTGGAAGCCCTGCCcagccgcccgccgccgcctgcCCTCGAGGGGCTCCAGCCAGGGCAGGGCAGTAATGGCAGTAGCATAGGGCCTTGGGGGGCAGTGgggtgcaggagtgctgacccaggCACGGTGGAAGGTGAGGCAGAGTTGACGCcgggcccagccctgcccctaTCCTCCCACACACCTCACcctccaaaaaatcaaaactgcAGAAACCCTTAGAGACTGCAGCCCAGGCCCTCAgcttgcagatggggaaactgaggcagggaggtGGAGTGGCCAGGATAACTCTGGGTTAGGACCCCGGACGTCCAGACACTAAATCAGGTGCCCCTTCCTCGGCCGGGTCTCCTCCCTCCACTGTGTGCGGTGCCCCCCAGCCTCTCAGCCCTGCCCCCAGAATGTCTGCGCATCAGAAGGCTGAGGAGTGGGGCAGAGAGCTTTAAGGGGTCAGCAGGGAAAGTGGGAGGCCGGCTgaggggagcagggcaggggagggagcgTGGAGAAGGGAGCCCAGGCTCTGCCTGGGTGGGGGGACAGGGCGGGTCCCCAGGTGGGAGCCCAGAGAGGCCTCCAGCTCTGCGAAGCTCCTCAGGGGAGGTGGCGCCCGCGGTGGAGGGGCTGCCGGGGCTGGGACGGCGTCCCGGCCAAGGGAAGGGCGCAGGTGCAGGCTGGGGTGTGCAAGGGAGCACTTGGGGCAGCCCCtcacccctgcctgccccccaggGGTCTGCGGCGACTGGAAGAACCACTTCACTGTGGCGCAGAGCGAAGCCTTCGACCGCGTCTACCGCGAGCAGGTGCGGGGGCTGCCGACCTTCCCCTGGGACGTGGCCCCTGAGGATGTCAGCCCAGACCCCGAGACCCCGCACCCGTGACCCCGAGAATAAACACATGGCTCCAGTCAGCGTGGCGGCTCTTTTGTGCGCTGTGGGGGCAGCCGGGGCTGGGCGAGCACCCCACGCCTGCACCCAGGGCTTCAGGAGCGCAGGGCCCTCCCCCGCCTAAGGCACTCAGAGGCCCACCCAGAGGCAGCCGCAGGTGGGGAGCCCGAGCTAGGCGCCTGGctcccggggcggggcggggggggctcTGGGGCCAGGCTGTGCAAGTTTCTGGGCAGAGGCCAGCAGGAGCCTGGCACAGCCACCCCTTTAGGGCCCATGGTGCGCCCCCGCCCCAGCAGGTGTCCCCTGGCACGCAGTCCTGCCGGCTCGGCCGCCCCCTCCTGGTCCCTCGACTAAGCTCCGCTGAGCCCCAGCTCCGAGCACGGCGGGGGCAGGGGGCCTCTCCATTTGCTCAGAGACCCCCCCCTTCGCCCCACAGCACTCCAGTGCGGGGGCTCCAGCCAGCCCCCCCATGGGTACGGGGCTGCCAGAGGCCCGATGGAGGCCCGGCTGTGGCACAAGGGCTTGGGGCGACGCGGCCGGCCCCCTGGGCCGCCTCTGGCTCGGTCAGCGGCGCTCGCCGAGGCCACCCGGCGCGGCGCAGTCCGGCTGCCCCCAGCCTCTGGGCTGGGGGGCCTGGGAGGGAGGCTCTTCACCGAACCGCCTGGCGGGGGGCAGGAAGTGGAGGCGGGGAGGCAGCAGGGGCAGGTGGCCGCCGCGGGGCTGGGGCCGGGCCAGCGGGCGGGGGTCCGCCTCGGCCCAGCGGCCCCCGTCAGTGCCCCGCTGCCGCATCAGCACCTTGGCCGGCGTGTCCTTGGAATCCCAGGACTTCTGGAGCTGTGGGGGGAAAGAGGAGGTGAGAGGGGGTAGGGTGGGCGGCCCAGGGGGAGaacaggggagggggaagtgAGGGTGGAGGGGGCCCGGAGGGGGACGAAGCGGAGGGAGGtgagggaggggtgggaggaCACGGGGCCGGGGACCCCAGGCCTGCCGAGCGGCGAAGGTGCGCCCACCTGCAGCTGTGCCGTGGGGGGCGGGCGGCAGCTGGCCGCTGGCAGGAGCAAATATTTGCCAAAGGAGGCGCTGCTGGGTGAGGTCAGCCCAGGAGGGCGGCGGCCGGGACCTTGCCCCCACCCCACGCCCACCCGTCCAGCGCAGAGCCTGCGCTGACGGGGATGGGTCCTCAGACACCCCGGCCCAGGAGCCTCTGGCTCCGGCTTTATAGCTGAGGAAACAGACTCGGAGCGAGCAAGTCACCAGCCCAGGGTCTGCCGGAGACCCCTGAGTTCCCCTCCCGCTGCCCCTCCCTCAGCGCCGGTGCCTCTCAGATCCAGGAAGGCCCAGAGCAGAACACTCAGAATTCTTCcctggggcctcagtttccctgggtGGGGAGCTGGGGCCATGCCGACCTAGGGGAAGCACTTGCCCTAGAGCCTGGCACGCGGCAAAGCGCCTGCAAAAGACACCCTGAGCCTCGGTGTCCCCGGCAGTAAAAATGGGAGAACAGTATTGCCTCGCTGGGCTAGGAGGAGGACAgaaccagagaaataaaaacagcagatgtggctcgagaggttgagcacctgctttccaaatgggaggtcccggcTTCCTGGTGgcccctgaaaaaacaaaacaaccaacaagcaaaaaaaaaaaaaaaaaaaaaaacccaactcaggggagccaatgtggctcagtggttgagcgccaacttcccatatacgaggtcccgggttcaattcccgaccccaggtacctcaaaaaataaaataagaataaattttaaaaaatagccattCGTGACTTTGTTATTATTCCTCTAGCTTGTTCTGTCCTCTCTCGCTCCCAGTCGCTCAGCCATTTCCAGGTCAAGGATGCTGGGAGGCAAGTCCCCAGCCTGCCGGCACTCACAGCTGGCGTGTCATGCCAGAACTTGCACCCAGGGCTCTTGGCGTCTCTGCTCTGTGCCCACCCGGCGCACAGTAGGGGTGCAGGATATGGATGGCCCTTGTGAGCAGCCGTGCACTCCTGTGCAATGGCTTCAGAGCCGCCACCTCCGCAGGTCAGGCACCTAGCAGGGGTCCCTGGAGTGGGGCTGTCACCCAGGAGCTGTGTGGCCCTAAGCAAGCGtcttcccctctctgggcccaGGTGCCACTGTTCTGCCAGCGTGGCCTCTTCTCATCCTCCCTCAGGCCAGCCACCAGGTCTCACCTCACTGTCCCCATTGCTGGAGCCTGACATCTGGGACAGGCGGCTCAGGTCCCACAGGGAGCGGCTGGGCCGGGCCGGGGGGCCGCTGGGGGCCCGGGCGCGCTGGACGTTCCTCAGGATGTCGCTGAGCGCCGGCCCCGGGGTGCCGGGGGGCTCCCGCCGGTTCCCCAGGAAGACGTGGCAGGCGGCCAGGCGGTGGGCCAGCGGGGTGGCCATCGGCGGCTGCGCAGGCGCCACGGAGCGGCGGCAGGCCACGCGGTGCGGGCTCGGGGCCAGCTGCAGCCCCCCCAGGACACTGACGAAGGGGCCCGGggagggcgggggcgggaggggacAGGAGGCCGCGTGCAGCACCCGGAACTCGTGGCTGAAGGCGACGGCGATCTCGCCGGTCAGCAGCGTGACCAGGCCGCGGTGCAGGCACGCGTCGCTCCACGTGAAGCTGGGGACACGGGGCGGGGCGTCAGGGTCCCCGCACAGCCCCAGGGGCCAGCCTGCTCCCCCCTATCCCCAGTCCCCAAACGGGTCCCAGGGCAAGGCCCCCCACGCCCCTGTGGCCTCTGCCGCGTGGGGACAGCCCGGCGCCTCCCCAGAGGGCCAGTGGGAGGACAGGGCGGACGGAGGGGCCTCGCCTGTGCGCCGCCCCCCGGGCCCGCCGCGTCTTCCTGGCAGCCGCAGGCGTGGTTTGAGGACGCGGCGGCTCCCTGTAACGCCTGCGTTTATTAAGCCCTTGCGGGATGCCAGGTTCTGGGTGGGCCTGCCTGGGCCTCGATTTCCTCCCCCGTAACGGGGCTCTCCAGCGCGCGGGGGTCCAGTGAGAGCCCGGCTGGAGGCCCGCGTCCCGGGGAGCTGCCCTGCGCCGCCGCCGGCGTCAAGCGCAGGCCTCGGCATGCAGTAGGTGCTCAGGAGGCGCCGTCTTTCCCGCCCGGCCTCTTGGGAATGAAATGAACCCAGGTACTGAGCCCGGCCCGGGGGGCCTGGGACGCCTCCTGTTTGCTCGccaggcctcggtttccccagccGCAGGCCAGGCTCGGCGGCTCCCCACCTCTGCGGGGCGGCAGGGTCCCCGCTCCTTGACCAGgccgcccctcccctgcctgtGACCTCACTCCCCCGCCAGCAGCCAGTGGGCACCCCCGGGGGTTCTGTGAGGTCACCCCCATTCCGCTGTCACAAAGACCCCGGCGGGCACCACTGGCTCGTCTCCATCCCGGGAAACCCCTGAGGCCCGAGGTCCTTGAGAGCCGGGGCCGAGACAGAGCCCCCGAGGGGGACGCCGGGCCTTGGGAGGCGAGGACACTGCCAGCGTCGAGCCGGGGCAGGCGGGCGGACGCAGGGTGGGCGCGGGGAGGCCCGGGAGCCCACAGCCTGGCCCGGGCagccgccgcccgcgccgcccggcGGCCATGGTCCTCGGCCGGCTGCTGCCCCTGCTGGTGGCCCTGAGCCTGGGCTCCACGGCCgccaaggactgcttcttctgcGAGGTGACAGAGGCGCGGGAGTGCCCCGCCACCTACATGACCTGCGGCGACGAGGAGGACTGCTTCACGGGCAACGGCATGGCCTCCGGCGTGGGCGTCATCGTCAACAAGGGCTGCGTGCCCGTCACCCTGTGCGGCCGCGAGCAGCCCATCACCCACATGGGCGTCACCTACACCCTCGTCACCACCTGCTGCGCCGGCAACCTGTGCAACGGCGCGTCCCGGCCCACGGGCTCGCGGACGGGGGCCGCCGCCGGCCTGGCGCTCGGCGGGCTGCTGCTGCGGCTGCTCGCGTAGCTGCCGTCCCCGCGGGGAGACTGGCCCTGTCCCCCCCGgccccacccctctccccgcTAAATGGCCAGAGGCCCTGGCTACCCCCTCGTCCACGCAGAGCCCTCGGTGGAGCAGGGGGCATATTTTGATTATTCTATTTTGTATTCCCAAAGACCCAGGATGCGTCTTTTCTTTGGCGGCACCTCAGAGTTGATGAAATATGgtcaaagaaataaatggcagcTGAGGTTGACGGAGCGCGTCTTAATGAGCACTTACTAGGTCCGTTGGCCTAGTTGGCTGTGGATGCTCTCTGAAGCACCCCAGGCCTCTCAGAGCATGGCGCCCCAACTGGCAACCTCGGCATCTACGGGGAACTTGCTAGAAGGGCAGATTCTCGGGCCCCATCCCAGACACACTGCCATCAGGAACGTGGAGGGCGTGGCCTGGCAATTTGCGTTTTAACCGGTGCCCTCCGGCCGGGGGCTCAAGTTTGAACCCTGGTTCTCCATCTGGTCAATGTCTTGGTTTTTATAACTAGGAAGAGGGgggctactggcatctagtggggaGAGGCCAGGCATGGTGCTCAAATCCTACAACGCCCAGGACAGCCCCTCCACCGCAAAGGATAACGGGGTCCCAAATGCTAGTAGTGCCCCTGTGGAGAACCCCTGCTCCAGAGGTAATTACACCATCCCATTCTTTGGAGGGGGAAATCAAGGTACAGAGAGGCcaagcaacttgcccaaagtccCACAGCTGGGAAccggcagagctgggatttgaacccaggccatcTGGCTCCACTGTCCACGGCCCCTATGCTGAGATCTCGTGAAACAGGTGCTCTTACTAATCATACTTTCCAGAaggggacactgaggctcagaggggacAGCACAGGCCCAAGGTCACAAAACCAGGAAGTGGCTGAAAGGAGAGGAGGGGCGTGAGCGCCTCGGTGAGCccggttttgttttttttttcacagacaCCAGGAGAGGTCGTGTCACTTAG is a genomic window of Dasypus novemcinctus isolate mDasNov1 chromosome 18, mDasNov1.1.hap2, whole genome shotgun sequence containing:
- the SPACA4 gene encoding sperm acrosome membrane-associated protein 4 translates to MVLGRLLPLLVALSLGSTAAKDCFFCEVTEARECPATYMTCGDEEDCFTGNGMASGVGVIVNKGCVPVTLCGREQPITHMGVTYTLVTTCCAGNLCNGASRPTGSRTGAAAGLALGGLLLRLLA
- the SULT2B1 gene encoding sulfotransferase 2B1 encodes the protein MDWPSEVPEPRVPSLWDTYEDNISAISQTLHGEYFRYKGIPFPVGLYSSESISIAENADDVRDDDIFIVTYPKSGTTWMIEILSLILRDGDASWVRSVPIWERAPWCETIMGAFSLPEQPSPRLLSSHLPIQLFTKAFFNSKAKVIYLSRNPRDVLVSLYHYSKIAGQLKDPGTLDQFLRDFLNGDVQFGSWFDHIKGWLRMKGKENFLFLTYEELQQDLRGNVQRICEFLGRPLGEEALGSVVAHSAFGAMKANTMSNYTLLPPSLLDHRHGAFLRKGVCGDWKNHFTVAQSEAFDRVYREQVRGLPTFPWDVAPEDVSPDPETPHP